DNA sequence from the Vicia villosa cultivar HV-30 ecotype Madison, WI linkage group LG3, Vvil1.0, whole genome shotgun sequence genome:
ttatttattattttaaactaaattaatagtaaaagcgtcaaaaactaaccacaaaaaatttagaaattatttcTTTATGATAAATACattgttttaataatatttaatctataatattgagtgtcatgaccaccaaaatttcaaactaaaaaaaattgaaataatcgtttagttttcacttttttattaacaatacatatatgttttaaatttgtgtttaagattaattatatagaatgacaaataaatttatataataatttaaaattatatataaattaatgacATTATGTTATTTTAGTCGGCGCGGAGACTCCACAGAGTGGAGGATATTTACGCCACCTCTATCTTCGAAGTGTCTTCGGAGAAACTTTGTTCCCCAATCCTGTCTCCGCGAGAGAAAAATTCTCTGTCCTGGAGCCTCGAACGGAGAATCTCCACAGAATCCCTGCTAACGGAGACAGGTTGAGATCCCTATCCTTGACACATTAGTTGTAATCAAATAGTGTCTAAAAAGTtaacaaaatataagaaaaaatatttttttgcatcATATCAAAGATTATCTTCATAATTAATTACTGGTTTTTAATTTAGTTAAATACATATTTTTACaataacaaacatttcattttatTCGTATACTATGACAAACATAATTTGCTCTCAAATCAAAGACTTCAAAGGATGGAAAAAAACATCAAAGACTTCAAAGGATGGAAAAAAACATCAAACACTTGAAAACAGTATATAGCTTCAACTTAACGGGATCGTAAATGTGTGACCATAAGAGGTTTGTTGGTCtccaaataaaattaatataataattttgatGAATACGCATGTCAAGATTCCCATTGATATCATTAGCTTCTAGAAGACCATACATCTGAGTCTCTTTGGATGATAAAAATGTGGACTTTGAACAAATTTTAGCTTTCGTTCGCAAACACATATTAATTCTAGGAAAAAGCTAACATGTGTCCCAAAGACACAAGTTAATAAGTTACTCTcttcgttttttattataagtcgcttTGGAGaaattttttgtgttttattataaatcgttttacaatttcaatgaataattaatactatattttctattatacccttaagcatttattattctctttcttcaaattattttaatttgtcttTCCCATACAATTAATGAAGGACAATTTAGTAAaatcttttataatttatttatttcatacaatagttattatttttcttaatatgtgtgaaaatgccaaaacgacttataataaaaaacggagggagtatttataaaaatattttattgaaatacGTGCATTTAATATGTTGAAACTTTAAATACgactttattaatttaattttttataattatagtaTACTTAACATGTGCCATTAGGCTATGTACAATACTTTTATTATTCAACactgttcttttttattttttatactacACATCATCTTCACTTTTTTTCACCTAATAATTCAATACACATTCAATTTATACTCACTAgaatgatattttttaataaaattcaacatcctATTCCACCACCATTTACAACACACTGAAAAATTTAAACAttcaaaacaaccaataaaattttacAAAGTAGTTTGTGGACCTCACTCTTTccacattcaacatgttgaaaactttcaacaccaattaatacaCCTCACTTTAAACACCCTATTCAACACCCTCATTGTAAGGATTCAACTATTGAATTTGTTTTTCAACACCCCTATTGTACATAGTCTTAagacacatgttagcatgacccttaattCTATAGTTTCCATGTCGTTGCATTTTTACTCTCTTACATTAGGCTTGTCCTAGTTAGGGATGACAATGATATATCCAAGTACTAGTTATTTGTTATTCGTCTCGTTTAATAAATatgatatacatattttatgtttgtGTGGATATTGTCAGACGAATATTTGTGGATTTTGTGATATCCACACATATTTACTTAGTTTTAGTTTAGAGGTGCATCtacaaataaatttatatttgataTGATTCGGATATGTATATTCGAAAATATATATGATtcttcaaataaaaaacaaaaatagagaTAGTACGGAGAAATTTATAATCGATattcataaaaaattgaaattacaaTAAAATACATAACATTAAGTAAATAATTGATAATTAGAAAATTGATATACACATCGACATCGTTATAAACGGGTAGTTCCGGTTCTTGAAACTTTGCATCCACTTCAATCAGACTATTTGTTTCATATTGGCGAAAAGTACTTCACATAACCTCTAAATCTGCATCCGTCTTTAGTTGGAAGTCGGTGAACTGTATCTTCACGTTGCTTTCAAACGAGAGAGAACGATACTTATGCTTGACAATGCGTCGAATTTCTAGATATCGCATGAGCGTTTTCAGTTTGGATATTAGGTCGACGCGAGTTATGTCCTCACAAACCATAAACTGAAGTGACGTGACGACTTTTCATCATTCAAATATGCAAATGCAAGGTGAggaaatgaattattttttaatactGTGTGTTTTGTAGACAAAATGGGATGAGAAACACCCTATTCATTTCAGACTTGGATCACTTTTGACCATAGAAACTTTATCATGCTATAGAGGAAATTTTTCAAAGATGCATTTCCTGAtaaactcttttattttaaaataaaacaaaattattaggaTATACACAACTGAAaatatctttgattttttttcaatatttaatttatcCAAATATGCATATATGAAATAAACCaaaaatcaaaaccaaaccagAAATTTAGAAAATAGAAGTTACAAATCTTAAAATAAGTAAAAGACAATTGATATTTGCATCAtaattattcaatatattttaCTTATGTATTAAATCGTATCAAAATTATATTGTTGACGGGTATAAAAAGgatataaaagataaaataaaaactaaaagaaaaaaatatataaaaaacgaATTTAATTTGAGAGAAGAATGAGATGATAAATTGAAATAGTGAGAAGACAGATAAAATGATAGTTAAGAAATTGTAGCAAATTGAAACGTGAGAACTTTTGATTGAAGTAGAATGAATTCATTGAAAGATTAGCTTTTTACTAAGCAACtagtatgatttttatttttatttttgaaaatatgaattaGTGAGGGGATATTATACtcttgaaatgaatctttgtttaCATTTTCTGAAACcaatgaaaataacaaaaaaaattattttcaaaaattttaaaaatagataATTCCAAACTAGCATTTCACGTGCTAAAGTGCTAGCAATAGtactaatatttttcaaaaaaaataaatagtaatAATATGATTTAGTCAGACAAAATTTACATTGCAACCCTGATTCCCATTTAAGTTTCTAATTGTTCCTACTAAAAAAATCCAATATTCCATTTCTAATTCCCACCTAACGTTGACTCAAACACCACCAAACCCATGCTCCCGGAACCGGAAATATTCTCCTGCATCGCAGTATGAATCTCATGCCGATGCTCCTCCTCATACGTTACAATCAGCATCGTTGGATCATCCATCGCCCTCTCCACCTTTTTCCTCGCTGGACACTCTTTCACTGTACTGCATCTATAATACCCCCTGAAAAAAACAAATCAACATCAATAAACACacctttgaccaaagtcaacaaaaatcaaCGTCAATAAACACGCCTTTGTCCATAGTCAAAACAAATCAACGGCCACAAATCACCCACCTTGGATACGCTGATCCCTTTATCGGCTTCTGACCATACTTCCTCCACGAATATTCATCCGCCGGTATATCCGCTATCCTCGAACTCACCGCCGGTACCCTCACCGTTCTCTTCATCCGATttttcctgaaaaaaacaaaatcaaaacctTATCATTCACCGTAATTGCTAACATGCACCAGGTGTTACGTTACATTACATTACATTCACTAGTCATTATTACTAGTACTAGTCAAAACTGAAAAGCAATAAGAATAACTAAACGACAAATGAAAATGTGAAACGACAGAGAGTGGGGTCAggttctgtttgggaaatttgatttTTCCTAGTTTTTTATGAGACAGAATTTCCAAAAATTCGTCTGTTGACAAACGCAGCGCATAACAAAGAAACTCATCTTGTCGTTGTCGTGGTCGCTGTCACGCGTGCCGTGACCAATAACaattttactattattaataataactttAACTTCACTACTACCAAAACTCGTTGACTATTAACAAAGATTCGTTACTTCACCCACCACGAGACCGAGTCAATTACTATTCTGACtcagtaattaattaaataaatcgaATTTTATTAGAGAAGCTACTATAATCAATTAGTTAAAGTTTACCTTTTCTTGATGCAGTGGCACTTATTAGAACCGGAGCGTTTGCCGGAGACGTTATCGGAGTGCTCGTGGTGGCAATTGTTCTTCAAtgatgtagatgaaagaggaggTTTTGCGGCGGAGATGGTGTTGAGGAAGAGAGATGAACCTTGTTTACCGTTAGAAACACTGCCGTCGCCGGTGATGTCACCGGTGATAGCGGAGGACAAGAATGAGGAGTTAGAGGAAACACTGAAGGCTTCTTTATGGAATTCTAGATCTAAGGATTTAGGGTTAGATCGGAAAACGTTCGGTTTAGTGAAATCGAGAGTTAAAGAATGGTTCTGGGGAGGTTGAGGAGGTTGAACTTGAAGTGGTGGTGTGGAGGTGGAGGGAGTGGGAGTGGGAGTTGGAGTGAGGTTTTGTGGTGGTTGAGGGAGGGGTGCACGACGGAAGCGGGCGCGGCCGGTACGGTTGAGTAAGTTGGAGAGTTTTTTGAAGTTTGTTACGGTGGTGTTTGTGAGATCGGAGTTTAGATGAGAAGGTTTATGAGAGAGAAAATCGACGAAGTTGTTGAGTGAGTTTATGCTATCTGAAGCGGTTTCTAGAATTGCTTTCTTTTCATCTTTGTTTGGGAATTCCATCAATTCAAACtccattttttttttctatatgGAGAAAAGTTAGGGTTAGAAATCAAAATGAAATGGAAGGagaaaaattagagagaaaaCTGAGAATGGTTAGATTGGTTATATATGAGAGAGAAGTTTGGTTGTTAGTCAAagacttttttaatttaattatgttcTGTTTTGATCGGAGGGTTGAAATTTGTTTGAATATTTGTGAACGGTTAGTGATAGGAGTGATTGTGCGTGTTGAACGTTGAAGTGGGACCTGACTTCCTCGGGTTTAAATTTCTTAGCGTTGAATTTCAATAAAGAATCGCTATCTAGAAAATCAATTGCGAGATTgtcaaaagaagaaaataattcaattatgagtaattattagACACGCGTGAATTTATGTttgttggattttttttaaagatttacgACTTTTAATTTATACaacatttgaaaatgatttttttggtaTTGACTTTTCTATTTACGGatttatttgttattctttttacttaaaaaaatagacAAAATAAAGGGGTCGTGTTATGGCGAAAATGAAAGGGCTTCCAGAATACAATGCTAGCAGGTTGCATTTCATTTTAAAAGAATATAAGAAAGTCATGTTATTGAAAGCCTAAAGAAATTATATAAGGATTATAAATAATTCCGCT
Encoded proteins:
- the LOC131655079 gene encoding probable WRKY transcription factor 17 produces the protein MEFELMEFPNKDEKKAILETASDSINSLNNFVDFLSHKPSHLNSDLTNTTVTNFKKLSNLLNRTGRARFRRAPLPQPPQNLTPTPTPTPSTSTPPLQVQPPQPPQNHSLTLDFTKPNVFRSNPKSLDLEFHKEAFSVSSNSSFLSSAITGDITGDGSVSNGKQGSSLFLNTISAAKPPLSSTSLKNNCHHEHSDNVSGKRSGSNKCHCIKKRKNRMKRTVRVPAVSSRIADIPADEYSWRKYGQKPIKGSAYPRGYYRCSTVKECPARKKVERAMDDPTMLIVTYEEEHRHEIHTAMQENISGSGSMGLVVFESTLGGN